From a region of the Nonomuraea helvata genome:
- a CDS encoding GNAT family N-acetyltransferase: protein MTRSPEHVLRTATPADYDAIAAVVDDWWGRPVLPSLPRLFLDHFHRTSLIAESPAGMAGFLIGFLSPSEPDEAYIHFVGVSPEARHAGVARTMYERFFELARRHDRRVVKAITAPVNQASIAFHRRMGFEAGDPVPGYNGPGTSLVTFVRHFA, encoded by the coding sequence ATGACACGATCCCCCGAGCACGTCCTGCGCACCGCCACCCCCGCCGACTACGACGCCATAGCCGCCGTCGTCGACGACTGGTGGGGCCGCCCGGTCCTGCCGTCCCTGCCCAGGCTCTTCCTCGATCACTTCCACCGGACGAGCCTGATCGCGGAGAGCCCGGCGGGCATGGCGGGGTTCCTGATCGGCTTCCTCTCCCCCTCGGAGCCGGACGAGGCGTACATCCACTTCGTCGGCGTCTCGCCCGAGGCCAGGCACGCCGGCGTCGCCCGCACCATGTACGAGCGCTTCTTCGAGCTGGCCCGCCGGCACGACCGGCGCGTCGTGAAAGCCATCACCGCGCCCGTCAATCAGGCGTCCATCGCGTTCCACCGCCGCATGGGGTTCGAGGCCGGCGACCCGGTGCCCGGCTACAACGGCCCCGGGACGAGCCTGGTGACCTTCGTGCGTCACTTTGCGTGA
- a CDS encoding Gfo/Idh/MocA family oxidoreductase, with amino-acid sequence MSELRVGLVGYGTAGAYFHAPLIHATPGLCLAAVVTRNAARQAEVAEKYGAAPVPDVEELWGRCDLVVVASPNRTHVTTATAALTHGLPVVVDKPLARTAEEGRELVWLAKERGLMLTVYQNRRWDGDFRTVRSLVEEGRLGEVLRFESRFERWRPAPKGGWRETGGAEEIGGLLYDLGSHLVDQALQLLGPVREVYCESDVRRAGVASDDDTFIALTHAGGARSHLWMSSVSAFRGPRFRVLGSSAAYVKLGMDPQEERLRAGMAPDSPEFGEDDEGSWGLLGTEDAHRAVRTETGSYLDFYRGVAAALREGAPPPVDPESVIDTLTVIEAARLSATQRIVAHLT; translated from the coding sequence ATGAGCGAACTCCGGGTCGGGCTGGTCGGCTATGGCACCGCGGGGGCGTACTTCCACGCCCCTCTCATCCATGCCACCCCAGGGCTCTGCCTGGCGGCCGTCGTGACCAGGAACGCCGCCCGGCAGGCCGAGGTGGCCGAGAAGTACGGCGCGGCCCCGGTGCCCGACGTGGAGGAGCTGTGGGGCCGGTGTGACCTCGTCGTGGTCGCCTCGCCCAACAGGACCCACGTGACCACGGCCACGGCCGCGCTCACCCACGGTCTCCCCGTCGTCGTGGACAAGCCCCTGGCCAGGACCGCCGAGGAGGGGCGCGAGCTGGTCTGGCTGGCCAAGGAGCGCGGCCTCATGCTGACCGTCTACCAGAACCGCCGGTGGGACGGCGACTTCCGGACCGTGCGGAGCCTGGTCGAGGAGGGGCGGCTGGGTGAGGTGCTGCGGTTCGAGTCGAGGTTCGAGCGGTGGCGGCCGGCGCCCAAGGGCGGCTGGCGGGAGACCGGGGGCGCGGAGGAGATCGGCGGGCTGCTCTACGACCTGGGCAGCCACCTCGTCGACCAGGCCCTGCAGCTGCTCGGGCCCGTCCGTGAGGTCTACTGCGAGAGTGACGTGCGGCGTGCGGGCGTGGCCTCCGACGACGACACGTTCATCGCGCTGACGCACGCGGGCGGCGCGCGGTCGCACCTGTGGATGAGCTCGGTGTCCGCCTTTCGCGGGCCCCGGTTCCGGGTGCTGGGATCTTCGGCGGCGTACGTGAAGCTCGGGATGGACCCGCAGGAGGAGCGGCTGCGGGCGGGGATGGCGCCCGACTCGCCCGAGTTCGGAGAGGACGACGAGGGGAGCTGGGGCCTGCTCGGCACGGAGGACGCCCATCGCGCCGTGCGGACCGAGACAGGGTCGTACCTGGACTTCTACCGGGGTGTGGCGGCGGCGCTGCGCGAGGGCGCGCCACCGCCCGTGGACCCGGAGAGCGTGATCGACACGCTGACCGTCATCGAGGCCGCCCGCCTCTCAGCCACTCAGCGCATCGTCGCCCACCTGACCTGA
- a CDS encoding tyrosine-protein phosphatase, whose product MTRWIDLEGAVNARDLGGLPTRDGGRTRRGRIFRADNLQGLSPADVTLLVNELNLRHVVDLRSNAEVSLEGPGPLTHVPEVRHHHLTLFAEGGTYTDVEADTIDGDRVLPWAERGLDEELRVTGFYFGYLRDRPDAVVAALRAMSLDDGAALVHCAAGKDRTGVLVALALEVAGATREAIVEDYEATGERLELILKRLRGSETYRGDLDSRPADDHMPRARYIEQFLGVLDDRFGGPMGWLTRHGWTDADTTVLRARLRD is encoded by the coding sequence ATGACGAGGTGGATAGACCTGGAAGGCGCGGTCAACGCGCGTGACCTGGGCGGACTGCCCACTCGCGACGGCGGCCGCACCCGTCGCGGGCGGATCTTCCGTGCCGACAATCTGCAGGGCCTCTCGCCCGCCGACGTGACGCTGCTGGTCAACGAGCTGAACCTGCGGCATGTCGTGGACCTCCGCTCGAACGCCGAGGTCTCTTTGGAGGGCCCCGGCCCGCTCACCCATGTGCCCGAGGTGCGGCACCACCATCTGACGTTGTTCGCGGAGGGCGGCACGTACACCGACGTCGAGGCGGACACCATCGACGGCGACCGGGTGCTGCCCTGGGCCGAGCGCGGCCTGGACGAGGAACTGCGGGTGACCGGCTTCTACTTCGGCTACCTGCGCGACCGTCCGGACGCCGTGGTCGCGGCGCTGCGCGCGATGTCGCTGGACGACGGGGCGGCGCTGGTGCACTGCGCCGCCGGCAAGGACCGCACCGGCGTGCTGGTGGCGCTGGCCCTTGAGGTCGCCGGGGCGACCCGGGAGGCGATCGTCGAGGACTACGAGGCCACGGGTGAGCGGCTGGAGCTGATCCTCAAGCGGCTGCGGGGCAGCGAGACGTACCGGGGCGACCTGGACTCGCGCCCGGCCGACGACCACATGCCTCGGGCGCGGTACATCGAGCAGTTCCTCGGGGTGCTCGACGACCGGTTCGGCGGGCCGATGGGGTGGCTGACGCGCCACGGCTGGACCGACGCCGACACGACCGTGCTGCGCGCCCGCCTGCGCGACTGA
- a CDS encoding PAC2 family protein — protein sequence MFDPTDLYKLADDVPELPDPVLLYHFDGFVDAGSAGHLALGHVLAELEHRVVATFDVDRLLDYRSRRPIMTFDTDRWVECESPELAVHVAKDATGTEFLVMSGPEPDREWELFTRAVSDLVARLGVSKLVTLHGIPMAVPHTRPLGITMHASRPELINAQTSAFGRVQVPGSVAALLELRLGAQGRDALGYAIHVPHYLSQAEYPTAAVTGLEAVTRGTGLVFPMESLRDAARRTTTEIEEQISASTELSTAITGLEQQYDAFAAGAERENLMAETTPMPTGDELAAQFEAFLAERDED from the coding sequence GTGTTCGACCCGACGGATCTCTACAAGCTCGCCGATGACGTGCCCGAGCTACCCGATCCGGTGTTGTTGTACCACTTCGACGGTTTTGTCGACGCGGGGAGCGCCGGACACCTCGCGCTGGGCCATGTGCTGGCCGAGCTGGAGCACCGGGTCGTGGCGACGTTCGACGTGGACCGGCTGCTCGACTACCGCTCTCGCCGGCCCATCATGACCTTCGACACCGATCGCTGGGTCGAGTGCGAGAGCCCGGAGTTGGCCGTTCACGTCGCCAAAGACGCGACAGGGACGGAGTTCCTGGTGATGAGCGGGCCCGAGCCGGACCGGGAGTGGGAGCTGTTCACCCGGGCCGTGTCGGACCTGGTGGCGCGGCTGGGCGTGAGCAAGCTGGTGACGCTGCACGGCATCCCGATGGCGGTTCCGCACACCCGGCCGCTCGGCATCACGATGCACGCCAGCCGGCCTGAGCTGATCAACGCCCAGACGAGCGCGTTCGGGCGCGTCCAGGTGCCGGGGAGCGTGGCGGCGCTGCTGGAGCTGCGACTGGGGGCGCAGGGCCGCGACGCGCTGGGGTATGCGATCCACGTGCCGCACTATCTGTCGCAGGCCGAATACCCGACCGCCGCCGTGACCGGCCTGGAGGCCGTGACGAGGGGGACGGGGCTGGTGTTCCCGATGGAGTCGCTGCGCGACGCGGCCCGCCGTACGACGACGGAGATCGAGGAGCAGATCAGCGCCTCCACCGAGCTCTCCACGGCGATCACGGGGCTGGAGCAGCAGTACGACGCCTTCGCCGCGGGCGCCGAACGCGAGAACCTCATGGCCGAGACCACGCCGATGCCTACGGGTGACGAGCTCGCCGCCCAGTTCGAGGCCTTCCTCGCCGAGCGGGACGAGGACTGA
- a CDS encoding ankyrin repeat domain-containing protein produces MGRMDRDPELDESVTRMFDLARAGDTEALRACVEAGGPVNLTNGKGDTLLMLAAYYGHAETVRMLVTCGADPNVINGRGQTPLAGAVFKKESAVVRALLDAGADPNAGAPSALDTARMFANDQFIQWFTAS; encoded by the coding sequence ATGGGACGCATGGACCGGGACCCGGAACTCGATGAGTCGGTGACCAGGATGTTCGACCTGGCCAGGGCGGGCGACACGGAGGCGCTGCGCGCGTGTGTGGAGGCCGGGGGGCCGGTCAACCTGACCAACGGCAAAGGTGACACTTTGCTGATGCTGGCGGCTTACTACGGTCACGCCGAGACTGTACGGATGCTTGTCACGTGCGGCGCCGATCCCAACGTGATCAACGGCCGCGGGCAGACACCGCTCGCGGGCGCGGTCTTCAAGAAGGAGTCCGCAGTGGTCAGAGCGCTGCTGGACGCGGGCGCCGATCCGAACGCGGGTGCGCCGTCGGCTTTGGACACGGCGCGAATGTTCGCAAATGACCAATTTATCCAGTGGTTCACGGCATCGTGA
- a CDS encoding ATPase: MSTPTGWRREGNLPAELTSFVGRTRLLATLKRHLSESRLVTVTGIGGVGKSRTVLRLAHQVRSHYPDGVWFADLGRLQDAGMVKQTIASALGIADQSSRAESESLAEWVGERDMLLIIDTCEHLVSGCAELVHELLEAAPNLKVLATSRQSLNLPYEHVMPVPPLQVPGDDPGESLFTNESVQLFAARAGASVPDFVLDENNIGPVAELCRRLDGIPLAIELAAVRLRALSVEQILGLLADRFSLLAGASRTALPRHQTLRAAIGWSHELCEPAERLLWARLSVFAGDFELDAARFVCSDGRLSAERITELISNLVEKSVLLIRNHEAGLRYKLIDTLAEYGEEWLDKLGQTEQMRQRHLEYYLSLAKRGEEAWSGPRQIYWFVRMRQEHHNVRIALDYALKTPGKQSLALTLLSSLWFMWVCCGFAREGRLYLERALEANPGPSRERCKALWVLAYVRNSQGDSVGGQSAAEKCSSEAVQVGDSRAVILASKMQGTAAMLQGDMQKASALLGVAIEFNTDNKELNPGLLPAIVELSIVLTAQGEFYEAESLLQDCLLVCRERGELWLSSHAQWALAGAKLATNRPEEALQSVREGLRIKLHFHDTLGTLLALESAARIFVTLDRLPQAARLLGALQQNWRSAGLPQLGAPFLSDDHNACIRECVRRMGELAYKSAFEEGARFDLEEASALALGELDALDSK; this comes from the coding sequence ATGTCCACCCCGACAGGCTGGCGGCGAGAAGGCAATCTGCCGGCGGAGCTCACCAGCTTCGTGGGCCGGACGCGTCTCCTCGCCACCCTCAAACGGCACCTCAGCGAGTCCCGCCTGGTGACCGTGACGGGCATCGGGGGTGTCGGCAAGTCCCGCACGGTGCTGCGGCTGGCGCATCAGGTGCGCTCGCATTATCCCGACGGCGTGTGGTTCGCCGATCTCGGGCGGCTGCAGGACGCGGGCATGGTCAAGCAGACCATCGCCTCCGCGCTCGGCATCGCCGACCAGTCCTCGCGCGCGGAGTCGGAGTCGCTGGCCGAGTGGGTGGGCGAGCGCGACATGCTGCTCATCATCGACACCTGCGAGCACCTGGTGTCCGGGTGCGCCGAGCTGGTCCACGAGCTGCTGGAGGCGGCGCCCAACCTGAAGGTGCTGGCCACCAGCCGGCAGTCGCTGAACCTGCCGTACGAGCACGTCATGCCGGTGCCGCCGCTTCAGGTGCCGGGCGACGACCCGGGCGAGAGCCTGTTCACGAACGAGTCCGTGCAGCTGTTCGCGGCGCGGGCCGGGGCCAGCGTGCCGGACTTCGTGCTCGACGAGAACAACATCGGCCCCGTGGCCGAGCTGTGCCGCAGGCTCGACGGGATCCCGCTCGCGATCGAGCTGGCGGCCGTTCGGCTGCGGGCGCTGTCCGTGGAGCAGATACTCGGGCTGCTGGCCGACCGGTTCAGCCTGCTGGCGGGCGCGAGCCGGACGGCGCTGCCGAGGCACCAGACGCTGCGGGCGGCCATCGGGTGGAGTCACGAGCTGTGCGAGCCCGCGGAACGGCTGCTGTGGGCGCGCCTGTCGGTGTTCGCGGGCGACTTCGAGCTGGACGCGGCCCGGTTCGTCTGCTCTGACGGGCGCCTGTCAGCCGAGCGCATCACCGAGCTCATCTCGAACCTGGTCGAGAAGTCCGTCCTGCTGATCAGGAACCACGAAGCCGGTTTGCGCTACAAGCTGATCGACACCCTGGCCGAGTACGGCGAGGAGTGGCTCGACAAGCTCGGGCAGACCGAGCAGATGCGCCAGCGGCATCTGGAGTACTACCTCAGCCTGGCCAAGCGCGGTGAGGAGGCCTGGTCGGGGCCGCGGCAGATCTACTGGTTCGTCCGCATGCGCCAGGAGCACCACAACGTCCGGATCGCCCTCGATTACGCTCTGAAGACGCCAGGCAAGCAGTCGCTGGCCCTGACGCTGCTGTCGTCCCTCTGGTTCATGTGGGTCTGCTGCGGATTCGCCCGCGAGGGGCGTCTCTACCTCGAGCGGGCGCTGGAAGCCAACCCCGGCCCGAGCAGAGAACGGTGCAAGGCGCTCTGGGTGCTCGCCTACGTGCGCAACTCCCAGGGCGACAGCGTCGGAGGCCAATCGGCCGCGGAGAAGTGCAGCTCCGAGGCCGTCCAGGTGGGCGACTCCCGGGCAGTGATCCTGGCCTCCAAGATGCAGGGCACCGCGGCCATGCTCCAGGGCGACATGCAGAAGGCGAGCGCGCTGCTGGGCGTGGCGATCGAGTTCAACACCGACAACAAGGAGCTCAACCCCGGCCTGCTGCCCGCCATCGTCGAATTGTCCATCGTGCTGACCGCCCAGGGGGAGTTCTACGAAGCCGAGTCGCTGCTGCAGGACTGCCTGCTGGTATGCAGGGAGCGCGGCGAGCTCTGGTTGAGCTCGCACGCGCAGTGGGCGCTGGCGGGCGCCAAGCTCGCGACCAACCGGCCCGAGGAGGCGCTGCAGAGCGTCAGGGAGGGGCTGCGCATCAAACTGCACTTCCACGACACTCTCGGTACCTTGCTGGCGCTGGAGTCCGCGGCACGGATCTTCGTGACCCTGGACCGGCTACCGCAGGCCGCCCGGCTGCTGGGGGCGCTGCAGCAGAATTGGAGATCGGCCGGCCTGCCGCAGTTGGGCGCGCCGTTCCTGTCCGACGACCACAACGCGTGCATCAGAGAGTGCGTGCGGCGGATGGGTGAGCTCGCCTACAAGAGCGCTTTCGAAGAGGGCGCCCGGTTCGACCTCGAGGAGGCGTCCGCGCTCGCGCTGGGCGAGCTGGACGCCCTCGACAGCAAATGA
- a CDS encoding MIP/aquaporin family protein — translation MADHDHVRKEDRVAERPQQLRLAGELVAEFAGTMVLILFGVGVVAQVVAAKLGDHDSIAWAWGIGVALGVYVAGRTTGAHLNPAVTLGFAVFRGFDWGKVVPFALAQTAGAFAGALIVRWNYTEALAMVDPGHTIKTQGVFSTLPGNGTLPVTQLGALRDQIIGTAILLFVIFALSDTANMAPSANLGPVVIGLLIVGIGMAFGADAGYAINPARDFGPRLASFITGYGTAWRDQRGGLYFWVPIVGPLIGGVIGAGLYQVCIARFLPPGMDRDTVKPSDA, via the coding sequence ATGGCAGACCACGATCACGTGCGCAAGGAGGATCGGGTGGCCGAACGTCCCCAGCAGTTGCGGCTGGCCGGTGAGCTGGTCGCCGAGTTCGCCGGGACCATGGTGCTCATCCTGTTCGGCGTCGGCGTGGTCGCGCAGGTGGTCGCCGCCAAGCTCGGCGACCACGACAGCATCGCCTGGGCCTGGGGGATCGGGGTCGCGCTCGGCGTCTACGTGGCGGGCCGGACCACGGGCGCGCACCTCAATCCGGCCGTCACGCTGGGGTTCGCGGTCTTCCGCGGGTTCGACTGGGGCAAGGTCGTCCCGTTCGCGCTGGCGCAGACGGCCGGGGCCTTCGCCGGGGCGCTCATCGTGCGGTGGAACTACACCGAGGCGCTGGCCATGGTGGACCCCGGGCACACGATCAAGACCCAGGGCGTCTTCTCCACCCTGCCGGGCAACGGCACGCTGCCGGTGACCCAGCTGGGCGCGCTCCGCGACCAGATCATCGGCACCGCCATCCTCCTCTTCGTCATTTTCGCCCTGTCGGACACCGCCAACATGGCCCCCAGCGCCAACCTCGGCCCCGTCGTCATCGGCCTGCTCATCGTCGGCATCGGCATGGCCTTCGGCGCCGACGCCGGTTACGCGATCAACCCGGCGCGCGACTTCGGGCCGCGCCTGGCGAGCTTCATCACCGGGTACGGCACCGCGTGGCGAGACCAGCGCGGCGGCCTGTACTTCTGGGTGCCGATCGTGGGCCCGCTGATCGGCGGGGTCATCGGGGCCGGCCTGTATCAGGTGTGCATCGCCCGGTTCCTCCCGCCGGGCATGGACCGCGACACCGTGAAGCCGTCGGACGCCTGA
- a CDS encoding ABC transporter permease produces MTAATGYAAHRTLPLRVEIVRQFKRRRTVVMFGLLLALPWILVIAFQFGPEPSEQERSSLRIYDLAAASGLNFAAFVLSLSASFLLVVAVALFCGDTVASEANWSSLRYLLAAPVPRDRLLRQKLIVALGYSAAAVICLPLMALLAGTLAFGWNDIQVPGTGETIPALDVLPRFGIVIGYALVSQLVVAALAFLISTMTDSPLGAVGGAVGLWIVSNILQAVEALGGLREFLPTFWNNAWLDALAPELDWSGMTKGAAVSVTYAAILIAIAFRRFRRKDVVS; encoded by the coding sequence ATGACCGCCGCCACGGGCTACGCGGCCCACCGCACGCTGCCGCTGCGCGTGGAGATCGTCAGGCAGTTCAAGCGGCGGCGGACGGTGGTCATGTTCGGGCTGCTGCTGGCGCTGCCGTGGATCCTGGTGATCGCGTTCCAGTTCGGGCCGGAGCCCAGCGAGCAGGAGCGGTCGTCGCTGCGCATCTACGACCTGGCGGCGGCGAGCGGCCTGAACTTCGCCGCCTTCGTCCTGTCGCTGTCGGCCAGTTTCCTGCTGGTGGTGGCGGTCGCGCTGTTCTGCGGCGACACCGTGGCGAGCGAGGCCAACTGGTCGTCACTGCGTTACCTGCTGGCCGCGCCGGTCCCCCGCGACCGGCTGCTGCGGCAGAAGCTGATCGTGGCGCTGGGCTACTCGGCCGCGGCGGTGATCTGCCTGCCGCTGATGGCGCTGCTCGCGGGGACGCTGGCCTTCGGCTGGAACGACATCCAGGTGCCCGGCACGGGCGAGACGATCCCGGCGCTGGACGTGCTGCCGCGCTTCGGCATCGTCATCGGGTACGCCCTCGTCAGCCAGCTCGTGGTGGCCGCCCTGGCCTTTCTGATCTCCACCATGACCGACTCGCCGCTGGGCGCGGTGGGCGGCGCGGTCGGCCTCTGGATCGTCTCCAACATCCTGCAGGCCGTCGAGGCGCTCGGGGGGTTGCGCGAGTTCCTGCCCACGTTCTGGAACAACGCCTGGCTCGACGCCCTGGCGCCGGAGCTGGACTGGAGCGGCATGACCAAGGGCGCGGCGGTGTCGGTGACGTACGCGGCCATCCTCATCGCGATCGCCTTCCGGCGGTTCCGGCGCAAGGACGTGGTGAGCTAG
- a CDS encoding terpene synthase family protein gives MESQAWVAASNMLPSADSIEHFSRSELGHLPARTNPTVPRDSLRLITDWYFWLWAFDDGFCESELMGRRTAAVARALPSLLESLEGNRGPEPGDAFGLALKQLMDRISAIATPEQLDRWRSAVKEYLFAQIWEAANREADLIPTPEDYLLMRRTTGATYTCFALIDIGGGYRIETEDWYHPDVRALSDLACDLVGWDNDLLSYAKERRADKARHNLVTVLATHKSLSLQDALLEVARMHDEAIAAFVDRRAAMMRWAPPPVLNYVRGLEHWVRGHIEFSFGSARFVHAWPDDTRWPQAG, from the coding sequence GTGGAGAGTCAGGCATGGGTGGCCGCCTCCAACATGCTTCCCAGCGCCGACTCCATCGAACACTTCAGCCGCTCGGAGCTCGGCCACCTTCCGGCACGGACCAACCCCACCGTTCCGCGCGACAGTCTCCGGCTGATCACCGACTGGTACTTCTGGCTCTGGGCCTTCGACGACGGGTTCTGCGAGAGCGAGCTCATGGGCCGTCGGACCGCCGCGGTCGCCCGCGCGCTGCCGTCGCTCCTGGAGAGCCTCGAGGGAAACAGAGGCCCGGAGCCCGGCGACGCGTTCGGCCTCGCCCTCAAGCAGCTCATGGACCGCATCTCCGCGATAGCCACCCCCGAACAGCTGGACCGGTGGAGGAGCGCGGTGAAGGAGTACTTATTCGCCCAGATCTGGGAGGCGGCGAACCGCGAGGCCGATCTGATCCCGACTCCCGAGGATTATCTCCTGATGCGCCGCACCACCGGCGCCACGTACACCTGCTTCGCGCTCATCGACATCGGCGGCGGCTACCGGATCGAGACCGAGGACTGGTACCACCCCGACGTGCGCGCCCTCTCCGACCTGGCATGCGACCTCGTCGGCTGGGACAACGACCTGCTCTCGTATGCCAAGGAGCGCCGCGCCGACAAGGCCCGGCACAACCTCGTGACCGTGCTGGCGACCCACAAGTCGCTCTCCCTGCAGGACGCGCTGCTCGAGGTCGCCCGCATGCACGACGAGGCGATCGCCGCGTTCGTCGACCGGCGCGCGGCCATGATGAGGTGGGCTCCGCCGCCGGTGCTCAACTATGTGCGCGGTCTCGAACACTGGGTCCGCGGCCACATCGAGTTCTCGTTCGGCAGCGCACGCTTCGTGCACGCCTGGCCGGACGACACCCGCTGGCCGCAGGCCGGCTGA